TTTCTTGAATAATTTAATATTCTAGGTTTTTTTCTTTCCTCTTTGGTCATAGAATTAATTATAGCTTCAATTTTTTTCAATTCTGCTTCACTTTTGTTTAAATCAATACCTTCTTTTGGAACTCCAGGTATCATTTCTAAAATTTTAGATAATGGACCTAATTTTCTTAGTTGTTTTATTTGCTCTAAAAAGTCATTAAAATCAAACTTACCTTCAAGGAATTTATTAGCAGCTTCTTCAGCTTTTTCTTTATCAATTTCGCTTTCAACTTTTTCAATTAAAGATAATACATCACCCATTCCTAAAATTCTACTTGCATATCTTTCTGGGTAAAATAATTCCAAATCATCTGTCTTTTCACCTATACCAACAAATTTTATAGGTTTTTGTGTTATTTGTCTAATAGAAATAATTACACCACCACGGGCATCGCCGTCTAATTTTGTAACAATAAATCCGTTTAATTCTAATCTGTTATTAAATTCTTGCGCTGAATTAACGGCATCTTGACCAATCATAGCGTCTACAACCATTAATATTTCTTCGGGTTGAGCAATATTTTTAATTTCTTCTAACTCTTGCATCATTTGTTCATCAATATGCAATCTTCCTGCGGTATCTAATATTACTATATCATGAAGCAGTTTTTCTGCATACTCCATAGCATCTTTCACTATTTTAACTGCATTTTTTCTATCTCCAGTGAAAACTGGGACTTCGATTTGCTCACCTAATTGAACAAGTTGATCAATAGCAGCAGGTCTGTAAGTATCTGCAGCTACAAGTAGAGGAGATTTTCCTTGCTTTTTAAAATACTTAGCTAACTTTGCAGCGTGAGTAGTTTTACCACTACCTTGCAAACCAACTAACATTATATAACCAGGTCTTTTTGAAATATTTAATTTAGGTTTTTCATTTCCTCCCATTAATTCAATTAATTCATTCTTAACAATTCTAATAAATTCTTGGTCAGGAGTTAAGCTTTCTAAAACCTCTTTTCCCAAAGCTTTTTCTTTTACTTTTTCTACAAATTCCTTTACCACTTTATAGTTTACATCAGCTTCTAATAATGACATCTTTACAGCTTTAACAGCGTCTTTTATATTTTTTTCAGATAATTTTCCTTGACCTTTTAATGTCTTAAAAGCATTAGATAATTTTTTTTGCAAATTCTCAAACATCAATACACCCCCGGTGAGGATTATATAAAAAACAATCCAACAGATTATAGATACAAAATTTTGCTATAATCTGTACTTATATACATATTTGATAATATTTTAATGAATTAACATAAAAATACATTTCTAGTATACTATAAAATTTATTATTTTTCATGAAATCTATTGAACAAAATGTGAGAAGGTGGAAAATTTGAAGTTACAATTTAATTACGATAATAGAAAGAAAAATTTAATTCATTCTCAATGAATAATTTACATAAATAACACATAAGAAAAATCATAAAGAAGAGTATAATTAAATGGGGGTGATATTATGTCATTTGGATTATTATTTTCTGTATTTGCAGTATCTATTTTTGTTTCTTATATAGTTTCTAAGGTTTTTGATAAGCCTATAGAAAAAATATTAGATAGAATTATAGATGATTCTATAAGTTATGCTTGAAAAAAATATATGATTTTTGCGATTTATATTATGGGTATATCTTCAGGAGTAAGAATTTGGGAATTAGAAAAATACTTTGGTTATCAATATATGGGTGAAAATGGAATATTGTTAAATAATGCCATCTCCCTTACAACAGAGAGATGGATATTAGAAATATTTAGGACTATTATAGAAGCTTTACAAGGAGTTGCAATTATTTTATTAATATTTTTTATTTTTGCATTAATAGCATTTGTGTTGATGCGAGCTTTTGAAACCAAGAATGAAAAATTCAAATTAGAAAAAAAAGACATATAATATATGAGTTATAAACCCTGCTAATAATCCAGCAATAGTATGAGATATAATAGCTTTACTTGCTAATTTTCGAGCTTTTAATGAATCCATCATAGCAATATGGGTAGACAAATAACCGCTCCAAGTCATACCTATTGCAGTTAATACTGCAATATCATTTGAAGTTATTGAATTTGATTCTATAAATTTTGGTATTAAAGCTAATGCAGCACCAGTTGAACCTAGTGAGGTTAATGGAAATGCAATTAATTTTGGAGATTTAAAACCAAAGAGAAAATTTAATATAAAATTTAATTTATCGCCTATCCATTGTAGTATAGGTACTCCTTCATAAGGGAGTCCTTGATACCCTATTGATGGATCCTTAGGGCCATTAGTAAACATCATAACAATAGTGCTTATAATTAACACACCAGGAATTATTGAAAGTCCCAAATCAACACCGTTTTTTCCGCCCTCTAGTAATCCATCAATTAATCTAGAAATTGAGCTCCCTTTTGTTGCATTCCAAGATTTAACATCTTCGGGACGTTCAATAGATACAGCATTTTTATAATATTTTTTTGTATAAATGGAGAATATTCTTACGCTTATTATACTACCAATAATAGCACCTAAGTTACCTAGTAATACAGGAAATAATAAATTTTCTCCTATAGAAGAAGATTGTGCTATCATAAATGTAGATACAATTAATCCCATTCCAAATGAAGTTCCTAAGTTGCATAATAAAGGTATTTGCCATTTTTCAAAAAATTTTGTAAATTGTTTGTCTTGGGCTAATGATAAAATAGCTGGGTTATCAGATAAGTAAGTAGTTAATACACCTATAGCAGCTGCTCCAGGTAGGTTATATAAAGGTTTCATAAGTTTTGATAAAATTTTGTTTAGCAAATAGACAACTCCAAATTCTGATAATACATTACCAAACGCGCTTGTTAAAACCGCTA
The nucleotide sequence above comes from Marinitoga sp. 38H-ov. Encoded proteins:
- the ffh gene encoding signal recognition particle protein → MFENLQKKLSNAFKTLKGQGKLSEKNIKDAVKAVKMSLLEADVNYKVVKEFVEKVKEKALGKEVLESLTPDQEFIRIVKNELIELMGGNEKPKLNISKRPGYIMLVGLQGSGKTTHAAKLAKYFKKQGKSPLLVAADTYRPAAIDQLVQLGEQIEVPVFTGDRKNAVKIVKDAMEYAEKLLHDIVILDTAGRLHIDEQMMQELEEIKNIAQPEEILMVVDAMIGQDAVNSAQEFNNRLELNGFIVTKLDGDARGGVIISIRQITQKPIKFVGIGEKTDDLELFYPERYASRILGMGDVLSLIEKVESEIDKEKAEEAANKFLEGKFDFNDFLEQIKQLRKLGPLSKILEMIPGVPKEGIDLNKSEAELKKIEAIINSMTKEERKKPRILNYSRKQRIAKGSGTTLQDINKLIKSYEQMKKMMKQVKKMKNKKSLFGKMPFGF